ACCGCCCCCTTGGCGTACTGAACCGTGCTCTTGTGGATCGGCGTGCGCTTGCCGCGGATTTGCGTTCGGCCCTCGAGAATGGCATCGACGAGTTCCTCGCCGTCGATGTCCGCCCTGGTCGGATTCTCGGAATCCGGTGTGACGAGTATTTCTGTGTAAGCCTTGCCGACGTTTGGGAGATAGTGAGCGTCGCTCGCGCCGATTTCCGGATAGTCGCGGCGGCGCGCGAACGTGCGAGCGCGACGGTTGCGGTAGCCGGTGAAGACCATCGAGTTGTAGGTCTCGATCGCATCGGCATCCTTGATCCGCCGTTTTCGGACGCCGTGGCGGCTTCGCTGGAAGGGGTGGGGGACGATCGCGATTCCGCCGAGTTCACGAACGGTTTGGACGGTCTCCATGAACGGTTGACCGGGGTCTGGACGTTCCTCGACACCGATCGCCAGCAGGTGGCCGTGCCTAGTCGAAACTTCGACGCCGGGGATGCCGATCAGGCCGTACTCCGGTGCGAGTTCGGCGGCCCGAATCGACTCGCTGATCTCGTCGTGATCAGTGATAACGACTCCGTCGAGACCGATATCGGCCGCCTGCTCGAGGATGAGTTCGATCGGTTCGTGGCCGTCGTACGAGTCGTCCGAATGAACGTGAAAGTCGATAGCAAAGGGAATCTGAGATATCATAGGACCATCGGGTGGCTTCCGTGTCTACGCATTCGTTGACGAGAGCATAAGCGCTCCGCCAGTGAGATCGTCGCCGGACGGGAGATTCAATATCGTACTATAGAGTTTATTGATTGATTACTCCGGAAGTTCGAGCAACCGCCGACAGAACCGCGAACTCGAGGTTCGCCGGATACACTCGGTCCAGACGACCCCATACGGTAGCCAGGCAATCAGCCTGAGACGGATGTCGACAGCACACTCGAGCCACCCGCTCGAGGAGAGCTCCACGAAAAACCGCGAATTCGAACGGGTCGCAACCGTTTGACCCCACCCTAATCGAGTGGGGTCCCCTCCCAAACCGATCGATCGCGTTGTGACACGCGAGTACCGAACGAAGAGTGACCGCGGTGTATCCTCGCGTGCGCGAAAAACGCGTTCGAACCACACAGCAGTACCCCACGCGAGGGAGAAGCAAATACGGCCGCCGAGCCAACAGCCAGGTCCGGTGTTCTGTGAAACGACGTCGTTTCGCAGCGTTCATGCTCGAGGGGCCAGCGACAGGACGAGAAGACATGGTCAAACGGAGGGTGTGGCGAAGCACGATATGTCTCGTCGTCGTTCGAGAGAGGAGCTCCGCATGACGAGGATTTCTCGTCTGGCACACAGGATGTACGTTTCGCAGAACGCCGAGCTACTGACCACGTCGAGCGACTGGACTCGAAACGATCGTGACGAGACTGACTATGTACCGCCGCATTCGACCTTCCACGAATACCGTCGACCCCCGAGGAAGGGATGCGTATTTTCGAATGTCACGATGTCCGCGTCGTAGCGAACAATAGCGATACTGTCGATCATGAATCCGTGGACACGACGTTGCAGGGTTCGGGGTTTCAACCCACTGTGACTGCCCAAACGCTAGGGTCGTTATCACGTACTGGTGACCGACAGGATGGCATCTGAGCCGCAACTTCGACGGTCCGCAATTCGTTACCGCCTCGTGGACAGCGAACCAGGGTAGTTACCGGATTCGCCTAGATCGGCGTCAGCGGTCGTCGAAGCACGCTACGGACTCGAGACAGCGTTGACTTGGGGATTATATATCACACTATGCTATATTGAATTGGTCGAATTCGCTAACGGCGGCCACGAACCAGTCACCTTGTCGGCGACTGACCATCCGGAACCACATCCGAGAACCGAACTCGATCGAGGACATCCTGTATCTCGACTGGGCCGCACAGTTCGTCGACGGATTCGTGGATGTGGTGCATACACTGAAGTACGCCCTCGACGGCCGCTCGGCGAGTCGAGACGTGCCCGATCGACTCGGCGATCGACTGATCGCCGAGCGAGTACTGGTATCGGAGTTCCCAGCATCGACTGAGTCCGAGTCCGGGGTGAGACCGAGTGGCCGCCGTTCGATCCGCGACGAGTTCGATCGGCGCCTGTCTGTGACGATACGCGAATTGGCCGTCGCAGAACGTCACGGCACCCCATCCCGGTGGTAGTTCTTCGCGTGGAATGGGGGGGCCATCCGGGGACATGTACCTCGTGAGGAGCGTCGCAGGAGTGTTGGTTCCGCTTGCGCACGCATCGTCCGTATGTAGGACACCCCTACCAGGGTAGTTGGTTGTCACGTTCCGGGAACGCGTCTCGCGTCGTCGAGATCAACTACTGGATCACGACACGGCTGTCGACCGATCGTCCGACTTTTGTCTCCGCTCACCCTCGGTTCGCGTATGGCTGACTTCGACCCCGAAAAATTCGAAGACAAGTACGCGAACTACTTTCCCGAACTCCAGCAGGCGTACAAGAACGCGTTCAACCGAATGAACGACAACTACGACTCCGAACTCGTCCACGCGATCGACCAGCAGGTGTTGAACGAGAGCGAACCGTTCTACGAGGGTGAGGGAGAGTTCCGTATCGAACTTCCCGACAACCCCCACGGGCGACTGTCGGGCGTTCTCG
Above is a window of Natronorubrum tibetense GA33 DNA encoding:
- a CDS encoding PHP-associated domain-containing protein, which translates into the protein MISQIPFAIDFHVHSDDSYDGHEPIELILEQAADIGLDGVVITDHDEISESIRAAELAPEYGLIGIPGVEVSTRHGHLLAIGVEERPDPGQPFMETVQTVRELGGIAIVPHPFQRSRHGVRKRRIKDADAIETYNSMVFTGYRNRRARTFARRRDYPEIGASDAHYLPNVGKAYTEILVTPDSENPTRADIDGEELVDAILEGRTQIRGKRTPIHKSTVQYAKGAVRKSTYLLTKRAPLVPTVPASMERSG
- a CDS encoding DUF5783 family protein, whose protein sequence is MADFDPEKFEDKYANYFPELQQAYKNAFNRMNDNYDSELVHAIDQQVLNESEPFYEGEGEFRIELPDNPHGRLSGVLVDEERFEQVLEKHVEEIETELQRVFGFA